The Caretta caretta isolate rCarCar2 chromosome 15, rCarCar1.hap1, whole genome shotgun sequence genome window below encodes:
- the GPN3 gene encoding GPN-loop GTPase 3 isoform X1, which produces MPRFAQLVMGPAGSGKSTYCSTMVQHCAAINRSVQVVNLDPAAEFFNYPLMADIRELIEVDDVMEDDSLRFGPNGGLVFCMEYFANNFDWLEDCLGHVEDDYILFDCPGQIELYTHLPVMKQLVEQLQQWEFRVCGVFLVDSQFMVESFKFISGVLAALSAMISLEIPQINIMTKMDLLSKKAKTEIEKYLDPDMYSVIEDSANILKSTMFKKLTKAICGLIDDYSMVRFLPYDHSDEESINIVLQHIDFAIQYGEDLEFKEPKENEEDKPATLDEYFQDQVDE; this is translated from the exons ATGCCTCGCTTCGCTCAGCTGGTCATGGGTCCGGCGGGCAGTGGGAAG AGCACTTACTGTTCCACCATGGTCCAGCATTGTGCAGCCATAAACCGCTCTGTGCAAGTTGTTAACCTAGACCCTGCAGCAGAATTCTTCAATTATCCTCTGATGGCTG ACATTCGAGAATTAATTGAAGTGGATGATGTTATGGAAGATGACTCCTTAAGGTTTGGCCCCAATGGTGGTTTAGTATTTTGCATGGAATACTTTGCCAATAACTTTGACTGGCTTGAGGATTGTCTTGGCCATGTGGAGGATGACTACATACTCTTTGATTGCCCAG GTCAGATTGAACTCTATACTCATTTGCCAGTGATGAAACAGCTggtggagcagctgcagcagtgggAATTCCGTGTCTGTGGAGTTTTTCTTGTTGATTCTCAGTTTATGGTGGAATCTTTTAAG TTTATTTCTGGTGTCTTGGCAGCCCTCAGTGCAATGATATCGTTAGAGATTCCACAGATCAACATCATGACCAAAATGGATTTGTTGAGCAAGAAAGCTAAAACGGAAATTGAGAA GTATTTAGATCCCGATATGTATTCTGTGATCGAAGATTCTGCAAATATACTAAAAAGCACAATGTTTAAGAAACTGACTAAAGCTATATGTGGATTG ATTGATGACTACAGCATGGTTCGATTTTTACCTTATGATCACTCTGATGAGGAAAGCATAAATATTGTGCTGCAGCACATAGACTTCGCCATTCAGTACGGGGAAGATCTAGAATTTAAAGAACCAAAG GAAAATGAAGAGGATAAACCTGCTACCTTAGATGAATATTTTCAAGACCAAGTGGATGAGTAA
- the GPN3 gene encoding GPN-loop GTPase 3 isoform X2: MVQHCAAINRSVQVVNLDPAAEFFNYPLMADIRELIEVDDVMEDDSLRFGPNGGLVFCMEYFANNFDWLEDCLGHVEDDYILFDCPGQIELYTHLPVMKQLVEQLQQWEFRVCGVFLVDSQFMVESFKFISGVLAALSAMISLEIPQINIMTKMDLLSKKAKTEIEKYLDPDMYSVIEDSANILKSTMFKKLTKAICGLIDDYSMVRFLPYDHSDEESINIVLQHIDFAIQYGEDLEFKEPKENEEDKPATLDEYFQDQVDE; this comes from the exons ATGGTCCAGCATTGTGCAGCCATAAACCGCTCTGTGCAAGTTGTTAACCTAGACCCTGCAGCAGAATTCTTCAATTATCCTCTGATGGCTG ACATTCGAGAATTAATTGAAGTGGATGATGTTATGGAAGATGACTCCTTAAGGTTTGGCCCCAATGGTGGTTTAGTATTTTGCATGGAATACTTTGCCAATAACTTTGACTGGCTTGAGGATTGTCTTGGCCATGTGGAGGATGACTACATACTCTTTGATTGCCCAG GTCAGATTGAACTCTATACTCATTTGCCAGTGATGAAACAGCTggtggagcagctgcagcagtgggAATTCCGTGTCTGTGGAGTTTTTCTTGTTGATTCTCAGTTTATGGTGGAATCTTTTAAG TTTATTTCTGGTGTCTTGGCAGCCCTCAGTGCAATGATATCGTTAGAGATTCCACAGATCAACATCATGACCAAAATGGATTTGTTGAGCAAGAAAGCTAAAACGGAAATTGAGAA GTATTTAGATCCCGATATGTATTCTGTGATCGAAGATTCTGCAAATATACTAAAAAGCACAATGTTTAAGAAACTGACTAAAGCTATATGTGGATTG ATTGATGACTACAGCATGGTTCGATTTTTACCTTATGATCACTCTGATGAGGAAAGCATAAATATTGTGCTGCAGCACATAGACTTCGCCATTCAGTACGGGGAAGATCTAGAATTTAAAGAACCAAAG GAAAATGAAGAGGATAAACCTGCTACCTTAGATGAATATTTTCAAGACCAAGTGGATGAGTAA
- the DENR gene encoding density-regulated protein gives MATDTAESTVPDYKGDLRSNARSDADYPLRVLYCGVCSLPTEYCEYMPDVAKCRQWLEKNFPNEFAKLTVENSPKQETGFGEGQGTAGEEEEKKKQKRGGRGQIKQKKKTVPQKVTIAKIPRAKKKYVTRVCGLATFEIDLKEAQRFFAQKFSCGASVTGEDEIIIQGDFTDDIIDVIQEKWPEVDDDSIEDLGEVKK, from the exons ATGGCAACGGATACAGCTGAGTCCACAGTCCCTGACTACAAAGGAGACCTAAGGAGCAACGCCAGGTCAGATGCAGACTATCCCCTCCGGGTCCTCTACTGTGGAG tcTGTTCATTGCCAACAGAG TACTGTGAATACATGCCTGATGTGGCTAAATGCAGACAATGGTTAGAGAAGAATTTTCCAAATGAATTTGCAAAACTTACTGTAG AAAATTCACCAAAACAGGAGACTGGATTTGGAGAAGGTCAAGGAACagcaggagaagaggaggagaagaaaaagcaaaagagAG GTGGAAGGGGTCAGATAAAACAGAAGAAGAAGACTGTACCACAGAAAGTTACAATAGCTAAAATTCCTAGAGCAAAGAAGAAATATGTCACAAGAGTGTGTGGCCTTGCAACTTTTG AAATTGATCTGAAGGAAGCACAAAGGTTTTTTGCTCAGAAATTCTCTTGCGGTGCCTCAGTAACAGGAGAAGATGAAATCATAATTCAGGGGGACTTTACAGATGACATTATTGATGTAATCCAGGAGAAGTGGCCTGAG GTGGATGATGACAGCATTGAAGATCTTGGAGAAGTGAAGAAGTGA